From Mya arenaria isolate MELC-2E11 chromosome 12, ASM2691426v1, the proteins below share one genomic window:
- the LOC128212211 gene encoding uracil-DNA glycosylase-like, with amino-acid sequence MFTVYPSEEDVFSWTQYCTVDQTEVVILGQDPYHGPFQAHGLSFSVLPGAPIPQRLKNIFKELGEEYPATTIFQQPSHGYLKGWAEQGVLMLNSVLTVRGGFAESHKGQGWEQFTDAVLAYLNNIKNGLVFVLSGADAQKKWRLFDNERHLVLTSSHPSTQSAYKGFSTCRHFSQINAYLQANGK; translated from the exons ATGTTCACAGTTTACCCATCTGAGGAGGATGTGTTTTCCTGGACGCAGTACTGCACTGTTGATCAG ACGGAGGTGGTTATTCTGGGACAGGATCCCTACCATGGACCATTCCAGGCACACG GCCTGTCATTCAGTGTACTGCCGGGTGCGCCTATTCCGCAACG CTTGAAGAACATATTCAAGGAGCTGGGGGAAGAATATCCGGCTACTACGATATTTCAACAACCTTCCCACGGCTACCTGAAGGGTTGGGCAGAACAAG GTGTGTTGATGCTGAATTCAGTACTGACAGTTCGAGGGGGGTTCGCAGAGTCTCACAAAGGCCAGGGCTGGGAGCAGTTCACAGACGCCGTGCTAGCGTACCTTAACAACATCAAGAACGGGCTAGTCTTTGTTCTGTCGGGAGCGGATGCTCAGAAGAAGTGGCGGCTCTTTGATAAC GAAAGGCACCTTGTCCTGACGAGCTCCCATCCCTCCACGCAATCTGCCTATAAGGGATTTTCAACGTGTCGGCATTTTTCACAGATTAATGCGTATCTGCAGGCAAATGGGAAATAA